The Tenuifilum sp. 4138str genome contains the following window.
CCTGATAGCCCTTTTGGAAAGTAAAGCGAATTGGATTGACCATTTTTTTAACCTGCCTGTCGATACCTTGGCGGGTGTAAAGTTTAACTATAACAGCCTATCGTCGCAGGTAATTGCTGAGGTGGTAAGCAGGGTTAGTGGCATGCCATTCAACCAGTTTGTTGTGGAAAATATCTTTAAACCGTTAGGCATTGACCAATACCGTTGGGATGAATACCCCAATAATCCATTCCCTGCATGGGGAGGGATATCCCTAACCACCCTCGATATGGCCAAGATTGGCCTATTGATGCTCAACAACGGAAGGTACAGGAACATGCAGATAGTTTCAGCTAACTGGATAAACAATTCCATAACCATTCAATCAGTATTTAATGAAAGTACTGGATATGGGCTACACTGGTGGGTTGAGCATCAAACCGGCGAGCCTTTAATGTACTATGCGGCAGGCTACGGCGACCAGTACGTGTTTGTTGTTCCGGAAAAAGAGATAGTTATTGCAATAAACGCGCAAAACTTTTCCGATTACCACTGGCCTAAACCGGTTATTGATATTGCCAGAACAATTGCAACCTCAATTTGAAAAAAGTAATCCCTAATACCAATCGTTATGTCAAAACTCAAAACTAATTATCTAGGAATAGAGCTGCGGAACCCGCTGATAGTGGGTGCATCGTCGCTCACGTCAAACATCGATACCCTGAAGGCCATTGAGAAGGCTGGAGCGGGTGCCGTTGTTTTTAAATCGCTTTTTGAGGAACAAATCCAGCTTGAGGAGCTGGAGCTGGAGAATGAGCTTGAGGAGTACAACGAGCGCCATGCCGAAATGGTTAAGCTATTTCCAACCCTTAAGCATGCAGGACCGGCCGAACATCTGGCCAAGCTTAAAAAAGCAAAGGAAACGCTTGGAATTCCGGTTATTGGTAGTCTTAACGCCATGCACCCCGATACATGGGCTGAGTATGCTCAAGCCATTGCCGATACCGGTGTCGATGCCCTTGAACTGAACTTTTACACCACCCCCAAGGATTTTGAGGTTGAGGGAAAAACAATCATCCAATCGCAGGTTGAGGTGCTGCAAAGCGTAAAAGAAAAAATTAAAATTCCTATTAGCGTTAAGCTTAGCCCATTCTATACCAACCCATTGGATGTTATTCGGCGGTTCGACGAGACCGAAGTAGATGGCTTTGTTCTGTTCAACAGGCTATTTCAACCCGATATCGATATCGATAAGGAGGAGCTGGTACAAACCATTATCCTCAGCGACTCCTCCGACCACAGGTTACCCTTGCGGTTTACCGGATTGCTTTACGGCAATATTGCTGCCGATATATGTGCTGCCACCGGCATTATGAATGGTAACGATGCCGTTAAGATGATTCTGGCTGGTGCCGATACTTTCCAGGTTGTTAGTACGCTTTACAGGAATGGCATTGACCACATTACCGAGATGCTCGCCCAAATTGAAGGCTGGATGAACAAAAAGGGGTATAAGTCCATTGACGATTTTAGGGGAAAGCTGGCCAAAAAGAACCTACACGATCCATTTGCATACCGCCGTGCCCAGTATGTAGATATCCTGCTCCGCTCCAACGATATTATTAAGACCAATGCCCTGAAGTAAATAGAAATTCTATAAAAATGAAAGCCGGCCTGGGATGCCGGCTTTTTGTATTAATGGTTTTCGGTTTGCCGCAGGCGGGTTTTTTAGCACTAAACTTCATTAGATGCACAAAGCTTGAATTTAGAACCTCACTGTCATAGAAGCACGAAAACCCCGCTTTTGCAAAACGGCTGTTAAGCTTGGTTTTTCTACCAGTCCATGTTAGCAGCATTGTCAATTTCCCTCATTAAATGGTCTGAAAATTCTCTCATAGTTTTAATGTCTGTCGTTGCGGTTGCATATGTTCCATTACCTGCAAGAGTCAATATTGTTGGTAATGCACACCCTTGAGTATAATACATTGCTGGCTTAAGTGAACCTTTCCAAAGAAATTTCACAAAGTCTTCAATCAACTTTATCACTTCTTCTTCATTGAATGTTAAATAGCCGTGTAATGAAAACCTGTTTTTTTGTTTTTTATGATTCATGAGAACTGGAACAGCCCCTGTTCCTGAATGAAAATAAAAAGCATTGCCATTCTTTCCAAATGCCCCATGTGCAACATAATTTCTTAACTGCTGTCTTACAATTAAAAGTTCGTCATAAAATTTGTTCGCCTCTTTAGAGTTATTTTTTATTGCAGCTTTAAATTTTGTTTTCCACTCTCCTTCAATAAGATTCGCAATATCTTCTCCATTTGACATATTTTCAGCAATAACTGCTAAATGAATAAACAAATGCTCCGTCCAACTAAAGAAAGCCTCAATGCAAGAAATTGCAAGCCAATTAGAATTCTGATGATATTGAAATCCGAGATTTACATATGAAGTGCTTTTGCCATATTCAAACTCTTTTGTCTCTGTCTTTATTTTGTCTTTATTCTTTAGATACTTTTTCCTCTCTTTCTTATACAATGATTTTAAATACAGAAACCTGTCGTAAAGTCTTTGGTTGTTATTTACAATATTAAATTCTGATTTTTTTACTGCTTCTTCTGCTAAGTAGTCGTAAAAAGGTCTAATACTTTTTATAGCTCCGTTGACTTTCTTAACTATCTCTTCCGCTTCAACCTCATCTTTGTCTTTGTCTTGAACGAATACTCCAACACCAAATTTTCTATATTCAATTAAAAAAGCTTTGCCTTTATAGTCAATTGGAAATGACCATGCAATTTTCTCAGACTTCCCTAAATTTTTGAAACCCAATAAATTGTTAAACAAGAAATAGACTAAAAAGTATTCTGAAAGACCTCGTCCTGCATTACTACGTTCAGCAGTAAACAAAAAATTATCTTTTGCTAACGTATTCTTGTCGGCTGGTTTTATAGGTGTTAATATTTTTAAAGCAGTTTGCTTATATTTTTCAATGTCAAAACTCATGTCTCTGTCTTAATAAAATTACGCCCAACGGTCGGCTGTTGCTTACGCTGGGGAGTTAACCGCCAGCGGCGTTATCCGCCGTTAAAAAGTTAGTTAAAGGTAGTAAAAATTCTGCATCTGCATCATTAGCCCCAGTGAAAGCAACTGCGTGTTGGCAATAGTTGTGTGTCCTGAGTTACCACAGGGTACTAAGATACAAAAGTTCTTTGAGATGGTAACAACAACTTTATCAGAGATGATAGACCCTGGATGTAAGGGCATTGGATAATTGCGGAGGTCGAGCGAACTGACTGGCTGAATTACTCCAACGCCCAACCAACAGGCGAACTATCGGCAAAGGCGTTCAGGCGTATTTGTCAAACCGCCATGTGGTGCTGGTGTAAAGAGCATCGGTGCTGAGCGACATGGTCAAAGCAAGCGTGGTCAGTTGTACGATTACCGCTTGCATGGTGAGGGCAGGGGAGTTGAATGCAAGTGATCCACTATCGACGTGTCGAAAATAACCTTTGCTGGAGCAAAATCGAGGGGGGAGCGACCCCGAGAGACCGAGCATAACGGAGACCTGACTACTGGTTATGCGCTCCACGGCATTAATGTGGCAAGAACCCTGTCTGGGCTCTGGTAAGGAACAGGAGAACCAGCGCTGCAATGCCAAGCGAAACGGCAGAGAACCTGTAAGGAAATGCCAAAAGTAGCGAAGTGCAGCGATGGGGCGGATGAAGCCGTAGTAGCGACCATACCCACGAGAGCGGAAGTAATGCCTACGCGAGCGAAGGGCTTCACATGACAGGTTCTTGTATGTATAACAACTTAATTTCATTAAGGATGATTTTTGTAGAAGAACAAAAGACGCAACTGATAACGAGGTTGCAGGTTCTAGAGGCTTTCAAACGTGCGAGAGCCAATGGCGGAAGTGCTGGTGTTGATGGCATTACCACAGCACAGGTGGAGGGCAACAAGCGCAAGTACCTGTACCCACTATGGAACAGGATGGCGAGCGGGAGTTACTTCCCCAAACCTGTCCGCCAGAGCCTAATTCCCAAAGCCAACGGCAAGAAGAGGGCGTTAGGGATACCCACCGTGACGGATAGGGTAGCGCAACAGGTGATAGCAACAGAGCTGGAGCATGACAACGATAACCGTTTCAGCCGTAACTCGTTCGGGTATCGCCCCAACAGGTCTGCACACGATGCCGTAGGGCAGTGCAGGATTAACTGTATGAAGTACAGTTGGGTTATTGACCTGGACATCAAAGGGTTCTTCGATAACATAGACCACGAGTTGCTCATGAAAGGCTTACGTTACTACACCAGCAAGAAGCATACTCTGCTGTACTGCGAGCGTTGGCTGAAAGCACCTGTCCAACTCCCCGATGGAACGCTCAAGCCGAGCGAGGGAAGGGGTACGCCACAGGGCGGGGTAATTAGCCCTATACTGGCTAACATCTTCCTCGACATCGTGTTTGACAAGTGGATGGAGAAGCACTACCCTGATGTAGCCTTTGAGCGGTACGCTGATGATATTGTGGTGCACTGCCAACATTTCAAGCAGGCGTTACGGCTCTTGGAGGCGATAAAGCAACGCATGAAGGACTGCAAGCTGGAACTGAACAGGGAGAAGTCCAAAATCGTGTACTGTCGCCGAAACCAAAAGAACCAACCCCCGTTCAAGGTTCACTATCAGAAGTTCGACTTCCTAGGGTTCACCTTCAAGCCACGCATCTCTATGATGAATGGCAAACTGAAACTGGGGTTTTCCCCTGCCATCAGCAGTCGGAACATAGCCCGAATTAGTGATGAGATATTCAAGCGAAAGATTCATCGCTGGGTACACTTTCCGCTGAGCAAGATTGCAGAGCTGCTTAATCCCCAAATCAGAGGGTGGGTGAACTACTACTCCAGGTTCCGAAAGTCCGAACTGCGGAAACTATTCCGAGTCATTAACATGCGTTTGGTGAAATGGATACGCAACAAGTATCGTAAATTCAGGCGTCGCCATTGGTACAATGCCTACAAATACCTGTGGGGTATTGCGCAACGCTATCCCTACCTGTTTGTGCATTGGCAATTTGGCTACTTGCCCTGATTGTCTTCGTCATGAAGAGCCGTATGAATCGAGAGGTTCACGTACGGTTCTGAGAGAGGCTTGGGGGTGTGATTCCCCCTTGCCTACTCGACTTTATTTTGTCTTATAAATAACCTCATATTCTTTAAAGTTTTTCATCCAATTTTCTATTGTCTTTGGTAATTGATTCTTAAATTCTTCAATATTTGAGAAATATAGAATTTTATTGTCATCAATAACTGCAGCGCAAAAACGATATAGTGAATCCACCATAATAATATTCTCCATATATGTATACATACCTCGCACTCCCGATGAAATAACTTTCATTTTTAAACTATCTATATCATTATATTGCGAAACCAATTGAGTAGAATTTACAAACAGATCATACGAATTGCCAACTAATTCTTTGAATGCTGAATCTTCTTGTGATGTTAATATTTCAAGGCTAATCAAGTTTTGTTTATTTGATAATTCTTTTGTGATTAATTTTGAATTTATGTATGTTCCAGAATAAGTGACAGATAGTCCAGTAAAACAACTGCCTTCTTTTTGATTAACCAAAATCATTGAATCACTTAATAGTCTAAATTCAATCGTACATAATTCTCCCATATCATCTTGACTCGAAAATATAGCTATTGTATCATCAACACTTGCTTTTCCTTCAATTTCTCCAGTATGTCCACCACTATGTGCAAAAATAAAAAAATCAATAGAATCGCTAGTTACTTTAGTAATCTCTAAGGTTGCATTACTTTTCCATTTTTTTCTAATCCATTCTCCTTTCCAATTATTGTTAACTGTCTTGTTTGAACAACTCGTTAAAACCATTATAGTAATTAAGATTTTTGTAATGTTTTTCATTTGTATGTAGTTTTTTAACATGTTTGCCAACTCGTTTATAACCGTACCAAAAGTAATTATATACATCTATTTAGGGCGTATAACCGTACTTTTTGTAAGGTTTATTTAAACAAAAGTAAAATATTTTCACAATTCATCAAATGGTCTTATGATTTTTTGTAAACCACTTTACCTAACACATGGATATGTTTGATAATGGTAGATTTTGAGATTAATAGGACGCAGATTTCGCTGATTTATTGGATTTACACAGTTTTAGATTAACCAACCACTAAACACCAAAAACCAAACACTAACCACAATCTCCCCTGTACACTGCACACTGCACACTGTACACTTCTTTATTCCATGTCGTTCCAACGCCTATCAAAGGCTATATACATTTTAAAGGTAAATCCGTGGTTTAGCAGAACACCTGAAAAATCCAAACCCAAATCTTCCTTTTTCCGCGTGTTTGCGCCAAAGGGTATAAACGCGGTTCCCTCAAAGTCGTATCCTGCTGCAAAAACTATTAGCGATGGGCCCGATTTAATGTA
Protein-coding sequences here:
- a CDS encoding serine hydrolase domain-containing protein is translated as MRIVFISILLFISSLGDGLAGITDITRLSSKIVELNEQIRQELYGKVSGVVVLNMRGKPIFEQYYGFNSRNSLNQISSVTKSITSLALGICIDRGLIPSVDEPIVKYFPEYNKQFNEYPARKNITLKHLLNQTTGLKWDEWFFPYNYASNSLIALLESKANWIDHFFNLPVDTLAGVKFNYNSLSSQVIAEVVSRVSGMPFNQFVVENIFKPLGIDQYRWDEYPNNPFPAWGGISLTTLDMAKIGLLMLNNGRYRNMQIVSANWINNSITIQSVFNESTGYGLHWWVEHQTGEPLMYYAAGYGDQYVFVVPEKEIVIAINAQNFSDYHWPKPVIDIARTIATSI
- a CDS encoding dihydroorotate dehydrogenase-like protein, with product MSKLKTNYLGIELRNPLIVGASSLTSNIDTLKAIEKAGAGAVVFKSLFEEQIQLEELELENELEEYNERHAEMVKLFPTLKHAGPAEHLAKLKKAKETLGIPVIGSLNAMHPDTWAEYAQAIADTGVDALELNFYTTPKDFEVEGKTIIQSQVEVLQSVKEKIKIPISVKLSPFYTNPLDVIRRFDETEVDGFVLFNRLFQPDIDIDKEELVQTIILSDSSDHRLPLRFTGLLYGNIAADICAATGIMNGNDAVKMILAGADTFQVVSTLYRNGIDHITEMLAQIEGWMNKKGYKSIDDFRGKLAKKNLHDPFAYRRAQYVDILLRSNDIIKTNALK
- the ltrA gene encoding group II intron reverse transcriptase/maturase codes for the protein MIFVEEQKTQLITRLQVLEAFKRARANGGSAGVDGITTAQVEGNKRKYLYPLWNRMASGSYFPKPVRQSLIPKANGKKRALGIPTVTDRVAQQVIATELEHDNDNRFSRNSFGYRPNRSAHDAVGQCRINCMKYSWVIDLDIKGFFDNIDHELLMKGLRYYTSKKHTLLYCERWLKAPVQLPDGTLKPSEGRGTPQGGVISPILANIFLDIVFDKWMEKHYPDVAFERYADDIVVHCQHFKQALRLLEAIKQRMKDCKLELNREKSKIVYCRRNQKNQPPFKVHYQKFDFLGFTFKPRISMMNGKLKLGFSPAISSRNIARISDEIFKRKIHRWVHFPLSKIAELLNPQIRGWVNYYSRFRKSELRKLFRVINMRLVKWIRNKYRKFRRRHWYNAYKYLWGIAQRYPYLFVHWQFGYLP